The Arachis ipaensis cultivar K30076 chromosome B03, Araip1.1, whole genome shotgun sequence region CTTTTCTAATACCTGGTATGCGGAAAGCCATTGTTTTTTAGGAGAAAGAAATATTTGAGTTTTTCTAAACTTCTAATACTTGAGAATATGTGAATGATTGGTGTTGCTTCAGAACACAAGAAGTGGTGTATATATAGTTGCTAGGATCTTCTTCAAACCAATTTCCTCAAGAGATAATTTGAATAAGATAGGGTCTACCAAATTGGCAATGTATTATGCATCACAAGAAATCACATGATATTGTCTTGAAGGTGTTAGGAAGTTCATTGAGAGTGCATACCCCACTTCTTCATATAATGGCCAACATATTAGCCTCTTGAAATTAATGAGATCTACATCAAAACAGTGCATACCTTACATAATGCTTCTTTCATAGATTGTACTACAGCTACTCCATTAATTAGTAGACATGCTTTAGACATCTCACATGTTTATTCAAATTGAGATTGCTTCTAAGTTCTAACAATGAAATTGTAAACCTTGACTATGACTTTATCTATTATCTTTGAATCTATTGCTAGTGAGCCAATATGAACCTCAGCTTTTCCAAGTACACCAGATTATAAGCAGTACAACTGGAATTTGAAACCATGGACAAACATGTTCCAATTACACTTCCTCCTCTTGCATATATATGGTGGGCCTTGTAATATCTACTATGAACTAACATTTAAGTTTCACTTAAGCACCTAGCATTTGATTACAAGTGGCTGCTTTATTAGCCATTCCTTGACAAGGTGGGGTATGCATTCTCAAACAACTGCTTAATCCTTGAGAGAGGCCTCTAGGACAATACCATGTGATCTCTCGTGTAGTGATGCGTATGCATTCCtatcattttcaaaaatcttttatcTTAGAAATAGTTTTCCAAAGAATCTTAAAATCTATAAATACACTTGCTCTTGCCTTCAAAAACAACACAACtcattggcaatcttaagtgtCAAACACTTAAAAACACATTCTTCTTAAACTTGGGAACTTTTCCTTGCTGTTATTCTTACATACTTCTTTAAAAAAATGGGTTTCCGTTTACCTGTTATTCGAAGGACATCATCATTCTCAGCTAGCCAAGCAGCTTCTAAATCTGTGGAAGTCCCAAAGGGGCATCTAGCAGTGTATGTCGGAGAGAAACAGAAGCGGTTTGTGATCCCCGTTTCATACTTGAACCAACCTTCAATCCAAGACTTGTTGAGCCAAGCTGAGGAAGAGTTCGGATATGATCATCCTATGGGAGGTCTAACAATTCCTTGCAGTGAAGATGTCTTCCAACAAATCACTTCTCGCTTGAATTGACCATGAATCTCACGCTGTAGGAGACTGACATAGATTAGTATACACATTTTGTACAATAGGCAACTTGTAATTACACATTTTTCTAAGTAAATGAAAGAAGAATGACCATTACTATGAAAAATTCAAAGTGTTTCCTCTGTTTTTTGGTTTAATGACAAAGAAAGAATTCAGCTACTCtcgtatttcattttttttttcttttttaaacatTTTATCTTCTCTCTAAAAACAGAACATCATGCAGTATCTAGTAGTAAGCTGCCTGATGTAAGAAAAACCATACTTAATTGTTCATTTTTTTCTCATAGATTGCACTAGTTCAAAGTatgtaaaattataatattttaaataaaagaatAAGAATATGCATGGAAAACTATAGCTAAAGAAATTTCTTAAACGGGATGTATGgctcatttatttatatatttctcAATGTCTGTTCTCTTATTTCTTTATTGAAGTTTTAACCATGCCTTAACATTTTTAAGAAGCATGTTATGTGTTGCATTTAACTAATCTAAGTGCTATTTTCGTCGGCCAACAGAAGTTTTAATTGATAAATTTTATACTTATTAGCATGTTATGTGATTTTAGTAAGGTTGAACCACAAAAAACTATTCACATGGTTCCTGCTTTTTGTAGAGAATATACTGATGTACCTTGTGATATATTGAAATGTTTGGCTAGGATGTGGGACCATATTTCATGCCCTCCAAGTGCAGAAGAAGTTGGGATACAGTCACAAAATGTGGTCCTCTCTGGCATCCTATCCCTTTATTTAAGAGGTTATGTGATATGTTTTAAGCATGTCTGCAACATAAGAAGTAATCCATTAAATCAGCTTTGCATTTAACCATTTATTAGCTTCTCAGCTATCTCATAGTGTTTGGCAAGAACTCTCAACTTTCATAAACACAAGGAAGACAATACCGTGTGGCCTCTCATTAGACCTTTGGTTATTCTAAAACACATATGCATACTACCAGTTGGTCTTGGATTTATAAACTGCTTTATGAAATGTTcccttcacttttttttttctttttctttttctgaatTCTGAATTCAATATTgctttttttatggttttatagtATTTACACTTTCATAAGAAAATTGCTGAAGTTTGTGACATTCAATCATGGAATGTCTCAAGCTTGTGTTACTTTTTACAATGACATGGAATGCCTCTTCCTTTACTTTTAATATAAGAAAACTGTGAGTTCTTAACAGATTTTCAATTGTACTTTCAAACAGCTATTCGAAATTCTAGTTTAAATGAAATGAATCATCAACTTCAGTCAATTTCTTCAAAACAACGTTGAACTTAATTTTGATTTGCTGCATAAATATATAAGAGATCATTGATTCAACAAAAgccaagaaataaaaaatataaaaaaaagttaacaaaTGAGATGCAATAACTTTCTCTCATTCATGTTCATTTTTACACTTTCAAAAGGAATGATACAATGAAGAGACCAAAATGGACAAtcttcaaaacaaaaagaaagagccTTCTGTACAAAATGTCTCAGCTAATCTATGTCAGTCTCTATGAGCAAAATTTACTGCCCACTTAATTGACAAGTGAGGTTCAGGAAGGCATCCTCGCTGCAAGGAATTGTGAGACCGCCAGTTGGGTGATCATAAccgaattcttcttctgattggCTTAGTAACTCTTGAAATAAAGGTTGGTTCAAGTAATATACAGGAATCAGAAACCTCCTCATCTTATCTCCCACATAGACTGCAAGATAGCCTTTTGGAACATTAGTCCCTTTTGATGCAGAAAGTGATGCCTTTCTAATACTTGGAATGCGAAAAGCCAttgttcttgaaggatttgtatGAGAGAAATATGTGAGTTTTGATACTTTAGGAGATGCAACTGATTTGTATTGGTTGAGAACACAAGAAGTAGTGTATATATAGTTTGCTATCCTGAAGAAATAATTTTAATGAAGCTGTAAAATGGGGTCTACAAAGTGAGAAATGATCACAAGATGTCACATGGTATTGTCTTGGATATTTCTATCAAAGGTTAGGTCTCTATCTATCCGTTGTGGTAAAGCTACTCCATTAAACATGCTTTAGAGTTTAGACATCTCACATGTTTCTTCAGATAGACATTTATAGCTCTGAAACACTGTTCTGAGGCCAGAACAGAACCAAAAGTTGGCCTCACAAGACAATATGGACCTCAACTTTTCAAGTACACCAGATTATAAACAAAACTCCGTGGTATTTGCAAACCATGGGCAATTAGATTTCCTCTTGCATAAATAAGTTACAATTTTTTGGCCTACCCTCTAATGAGGACAATACCATGTGATCTCTTACATGCCTTTGTCTCCTAATATGTCCCATCTGATAGCCTTCCTCCACCAATCATTCAAGTAGCTACATGTTTATAACATATCCTTCCATCTATATAAATATTCATGGTTGCAAGCATTTAGGACCAACACAATTCATTCACATCCTCAAGCAATAAGAAACTCAAAAGCTTGTATCTTATTTACAAGTCATTTCTAAGACTGGTCTTTCATCAACACATACAAAAATGGGTTTTCGTTTTGCTGGTATCAGAAGAAAGCTATCATTTAATTCAAACCAAGCATCTTCAAAGGCTTTAGAAGTCCCAAAAGGCTATCTTGCTGTCTATGTTGGAGAGAATATGAAGCGGTTTATGATTCCCATTTTGTACTTGAACCAGACTTCATTTCAAGAATTACTAAGCCAAGCAGAAGAAGAATTCGGATATGATCATCCAATGGGTGGTCTAACTATTCCATGCAGTGAGGAAGCCTTCTTGGACCTCACTTCTTGCTTCAACTGACTATAAGTAATTCTAAAGAAGACTGACATAGATTAGTTGAGACACAATTTTGTAGTGGAAGCTAGTAGCTATCATCTTAGTGAGATGTCAAGGATGTAAATATATATCAGATTCTTTTTGCAATTTCAATGAATTTATAAACTTCATCACTAATTACTTATAGATTCTATTTCTTTGGTATATTCTcttcaattttgtttatttctttgTTGTATTGCTACTACTGTGGTATTAAAAAAATGTCTATTAATTTATAATGGCATGCTGCAGAATTTTACTTTCTAAAACACATAAGCACTCCACCTTGTGAATCAGTGAAATGAAGGAGAGAAGCATATGGTTAAAGTTCATAAATTGGATTCAAGTTTGGATTTTGGATAATTCAATGTTTCCTGCAATTTGATTATGGTCTTTTGTTTTAGATTCACTAAGTTATTTCTCTAGAATACAGAGAAAATAGTGTCATTGATGAAATCCAAATTCTATCATTCCCGGTAGCAATTTCTTCCAGCCATCTAACTAAAATTGTTGAAAGTTAACTCTTGATTGGTTAAGCCCTCGATTGAATCATCATTGAAATTCTCAAAATTCTATCAACATGAGGGCTAAATTTTATTAGACAACCCAAAGCTAGTCTCtgactctcttcttcttctattttttttttaatttctttttttatttttaaaacaatgGCATGTAAGtgcttcttctttctttacttttattatAAGAAAACTGAGTCCATGCCTTAACTTATTTACAATAGTGATTTCAAACCACTGTTAAGAAACTGTAACTTAAATGTTTGAACGAAACGAACCATCGAAGTTGGCAATCATCGAACTTAGATAGCCTAAcatattttaagttttaaactGGAACTTAATTCTGATGTTGTTGCATAAATAAGAGATAATGCAGATTAAAACAAAGCCAAAAGGTAGTTTTAACAATGAGATGCAAATAACTTTCTCATTCATATAGCATTTTTACACTTTCAAAGGAATTATAGAATCTTCAAGGTATAAAGACAAAAGAGCCTTCTGTACAAAATCTCAACTAATCTATGTCAATCTCTATTAGTTTTTTATTGCCCACCCAACTGAGAAGTGAGACTTAAGAACTCACCCTCACTGCATGGAATTGTGAGACCACCGGTTGGATGATCATATCCGAATTCTTCTTCTGCTTGGTTTAGTAATTCTTGAAATGAAGGCTGGTTCAAGTAACATACAGGAATCACAAACCGCCTCATCTTATCTCCCACATAGACTGCAAGATAGCCTTTTGGAACATTAGTTCCTTTTGATGCAGAAAGTGATGCCTTTCTAATACCTGGAATGCGGAAAGCCATTGTTTCTTCTTGTTgttcaaaagaaaaaagaaatagatTGTTCTTGAAGGATTTGATTTGAGAGAAATATGTGAGTACTGATACTTGAGGAGATGCAACTGATTTGTGTTGTTTGAGAACACAAGAAGAAGTGTATATATAGTTGCCATCCTGAAGAAATAATTCTGATGAAGCTGTAAAATGGGGTCTACATAGTGAAATGATCACAAGAGATCACATGGTATTGTCTTGGAGGTCTCTTTCAAGGACTTGAAAGTTAAGTGAGAGTTCATACATCATACCCCACCTTCTGACATAATTGCCAAGAGATTATGCATGTCAAATCAAAGACATCTACATTAATGCTTGTTCATATACTAAAGATACTGAATCAGACATGCTATAGACATATCTCATGTTTCTTCAGATAGACGTTGCTATTGACAATGAAATCTGTAAACCTTGGCCACAACTCTGAACCAAACTTAGGCACATCCTCACAAACCAATGTGAACCTGATTTTTCCAGTACACCATATTTTTAGAAACATATCCCATGGAATCCGCAAACCATAGACAACATGATCTAATTTGTGTTGGCCTCCTCTTCATAAGGTAGACTTTGAATTATGTACTTATTACAGGTTTGAGAAAATCCCCGAAGACAACACCATGTGACCTCTTAAATGCCCTTGTCTCCTAATAGGTCCCATTTCATAGCCTTCCTCCACAACCAACCATTCAATTACCAATTTTACAACATATCCTTCATCTATATATATGTTCATGGCTGCAAGCATTTGGCAACGACACAAGTCATTCACATCCTAAAGCATAAGAAACTCAAATACTTGCATCTTATTTACAAGTCATTTGAAAAACTAGTATTTCTTCAACACATACAAAAATGGGTTTTCGGTTACCCGGTATTGTAAGAAAGGCATCATTTACTTCATCTTCAAAAGCTATGGAAATTCCAAAAGGTTATCTTGCAGTTTATGTTGGAGAGAAAATGAAGCGGTTTGTGATCCCCATATCATACTTGAACCAGCCTTCATTTCAAGACTTGCTAAGTCAAGCTGAGGAAGAATTTGGTTATGATCATCCAATGGGTGGCCTCACAATTCCTTGTGAAGAAAATATGTTCTTAGATATCACTTCTCGCTTGAGTTGATGCTAGCACCATCAAGATTAGGCTGACTTAGAAATAGATTACTTAACACAATTTTTGTAGCAATTTCTTACCCTGAGAAAGTTTTTCTCCATTTTTTGTATCCTACTATGAAACTCAATGAGAAATTTATGCACATAAACAAATGTCTCCCATTTTCTCCTTAAATATAAATGTACTCTTAAGTTCAAAGGCAATAATAAGCTGAAGTGCGGTTCATAAAATCAATTTTCATGATGTGGTTTacaataaaagaaaaggaaagcaGTAGATAACTTTCATGATTTAATAATGATGATGCTATACTCCTAAGTAAAAAAGTTATTATAAGAAAAGCAGTAACTAAGTATGAATTTGCATAATATTAGTTTTAATAATGAGAACGACTAAGTATGAATTTgcataatattaattttaataatgagAACGTTTTTGGCCAGTTCAATTATCCAATTATCACTATAGGATGATTAAACAGCTTCAAGGATCAGTCCCTGTATTTGCCATGTCCCACTTTGCTTTTATCTGTCTTTGAAATCTGTGTGGACCCTTCCCAATTTGTACATAGTGGTCACTAAAATGTGGCCTCTGAAATTACAATTGAGATTGAAACACTAATCCAGTTGTATTCCATAATGTGATGTTAACATTGTATTATGAGTTACATTTGTTTGCTGCAATCAACTAATGACCCCATTTCTTCATGTGACTGAGGCCCCATTTTTTCTATGACAGAAGATTCCTCAATTTTGAGTCACACAGCATCCTCACATGAACATGTTATTTGGTTTGAGGGCCACAACAAAATTATATCCAAGTGACTGGTTCCTCACTGATCCATATTCACCACAAAAGCATCTGAAGATATCTTAATCCACTTATTCATTGCTATATTTCCTTCTTTCCAATAACCAAATAGACTAAGGGCCAGTGACTTGTGTAACAGCTGTCATGAGTATGAAGCTAAAACCATTATCAAACTTTCCACTTTTGGTCTTTCTTGGTATGATACAATGGTTTTTACAAAAATTcagaataataaaaaggaatcTAACTGTTGTATGATCTttatccaagaaaaaagaaggaatTCAATGCATGTATAAGTTTAAATCCATAGTCTGATTGGAGCATACTATGAACTTTATGAACATATATACTAGCATGTTATCATGTATGTTATGTTGGTTCTCTTTGTAACACTACTTTTCAAAGTCAATCTGGTATAAGTTGGCACCTCACAGATGCATGTCAACATCAATGTCAATCTAAGAGAACGTGTGATGTCTAAAGCATATCTACTAATAGATTATGTATGGTTTAATGCATGGACATATTTTTGGTGTCACCTATGCTATGCATATGTCTTTGCTTTCAAGAGGGTAATTTGTTAGCCACTGTATCAGAAAGTGGGGTATGCAATCCTTTTCAACTTAGCAATCCATAGAAACACCTCCAAGACAATGCCATGTGATCCCTTATCactcataaaaaataatttcagttggaaattgatttgaagGTTCCCTACTTCTCTTAGCATCTATATATACCAAATTTTTTGAGGTTCTAAAGGAACACAAGTCATTTGCATCCTTAAGTATCCCTAACTCAAATACTTATTTTTATTTCTCATACAAGTTCTTTGAAAAAACCACTATACAACATGGGTTTCCGCATTCCAAGTATTaaaagagcaacaaaaacaaTTTCCAAGGGGATTGATGTACCAAAAGGCTACCTTGCAGTCTATGCTGGAGACAACATGAGGCGGTTCGTGATTCCAATATCATACTTGAACCAACctttatttcaagaattgttgaGTCAAGTTGAAGAAGAATATGGATATGATCATCCAATGGGTGGTCTCACAATTCCGTGCAGCGAGGATGAGTTTCTAAACATCAGTTTCTAAACATCGATTCTCACTTGAATGGGATGTAGATCATGCTATTAGGATGTAGATAAATTAGTTGAGAGACATATTTGTCCAGAAGGCACTTCATTCTTTTTCTTATGGACACTTTCCATTTTGCTTTCATTCCTATGGAATTGTAAAAAGGATTTTCTGAATGAGAAAGTAGTTATGGCAAGATAGTTTTGCAACATAAAACACTTTTTGCTATTGTTATATCTCAATTCTCTAATGAACTAACTCGTTTAAATGAGATACTGAACAAGTGAATATAGATGATCAGTCTAACAAAATGAATGGTTCTTGCAAAAATTAAGTTCCAAAGGGAAATTTATTATATATCTTGAGGGTGGTCCCAGCTTCCTTGAACTCACCCCAAAAATTTCTCTTGAATGATTTATCTCGAACAATTGAATTTAGAAAACTATGAAGTTGCACCACTTCTTTGGCAAACAAATCAACTACTTCCTTGGCTATGTAAAGGTATGCTAGACTAAAAAAATGAGCATATTTAGTCATCCTATCCACAACCACCAAAATAGTGTCTATTTCCAAAGCCTTGGGCAATCCCCCAATGTAGTCCATAGATACACATCAGACCAAACATTTATGGGAATTGGTAATGGTTATAACAGGCTAGCAAGTAGCAATGTCTGGTGCTTATTCCTTTAGCAGACCTCACATTCTTTGATGTATTGCAGAATTTGTCTTTTCATCCCTTCCCAATACATCACTGCAGAAATTCTCTTGTAGGTCCGAAAGTATCCAAAATGTTCACCCACATTTGTATCATGAAATTCTTTGAAATAATTAGGAGACAGAAGAAGAATCTTTCCATTCCTAATAATGAGACCATTTGCTCTTTCTCTTTTatcttctatttctttctttgcATTAGTTTTCTCAGGGCATTCAAAGGTTTGCATAGATGTGTATGTGTTATTTCAACCAGAGCAATCTGAGGGCATGCTCTTGTTGCATGCCTCCTAAATCCATTATCTATAGCTTTCAACTTAATAATAATTTATCATGCTAGTTGGCTGTTTCACCTTGCTATTGAGTTGCATGAACTGAAATGTAGGAGACTATGATCTATTATTGGCCGCCACTGTTTGAAAAGGTGGGGGACGCACTTAGCACGACCCCATCCTTTAACCCCCTTCAACaattatttctcttataaatacACTTTCTCTTGCCTTCAAAAACAACACAAGTCACTGGCAATCTGAAGATCAATACTTGAACACGTTCTTCTTAAGCTCTAGAGCTTTTCCTTGCTCTTTCATTCCCTACATACACAAGAAAAATGGGTTTCCAGTTTTCCTGTCATCCAAAAGGCAGCACTCTTAGCTAAGCAATTTCAAAATCCGTAGAAGTCCCAAAGGGTTATCTTGCAGTGCATGTCGAAgagaataaaaaatgttttatgtTGAGTGAAGATGAGGAAGAGTTTGGATATGATCATCTCAAGGGAGGTCTGAACAATTCCTTGCAGTGAAGATGTATTCCACCAACTCACATCTCAGTCATAGGGACTGATCCTTCATCACAAATTCACAATCCATAAGGCCACATATGTCATTACATTTCAATATGATTGGACAGAAAGCCAACTAAATAACCTTTCCACACTTTTCGGTTTTCTAGGATCATAAGCATCATGAACATTATTGCACAATTTTACCATCAACAAATCATTACAACTTTTTTAGGGGAAAAATCTTATTTGATCcacatagtaaaaaaaaattcatcaCAAAAGAATTGAAACAATTCTGCAACAAATTATTTTCCCAAACGGCTCAAGCATACAAGGTGCAAGGTAGAATTGAAATAAATTCAAAATCCAGAGTCCCATCCAAATCATAAAAATGGAAGAGAAAATTGTGCATCCCAGAACTTCCAAACCCAAATGGCAAAACTCAGTTGCCCGTAAATTCAATAACAGAAAAATAGTTGGGGAAATAAAGAAAACCTAACTTTTCCAAAACCAACTCATCCCCAAGATAATAAAAAGACAGCACTAATAATCAAAAGCAAACCTTTTTTCATTTTTAAGACATGAATATATTCCATAAGAGCAACGATTTGCACacaaaattttgtaaaacacagaTTGACAATGAATTCAGTCACTCACTTATTTTCTGTTTATCCATAACATTTTTCAACAAAATAATTATCTATAACACCTTTCAGTTCTTGAGAGCTTATATATGCAAAGCTACTTGCAATAAGAAAAACCATATTTAACTGTTAACTGTTCGGATAAGTTTCAAAGCATGAACAAAAGCACATCGAAGAAAAGAAATACTATTTTGGAGACAAGAGATCCTTCACCACATTCAAACCACACTGGAGACAAGAAAAACCCTGTAAAATCCCTACAATACCCCttgttcctctttttttttcaaaccaaaccctaaccctcttcTATAGAAACTGTAAAtttctttaaaatatttgtaacttttttatttaatttatatttgagtTTGATAGGCTTGCTAGGGAACTGTTTCCCTAAGCGCCGGTCATGGTTCATTTTGGGCCGtgacaaagtggtatcagagccaggtttaatctgtgtaatatggagcaagtgtcctatgataggatcacaattgtataaatagaagcgcgcCTATTTGTACAAATTGTGGCACTATCAAAGACCTATAGGAATGTCTTCTTGTCCTCTATGTCATTGTTGTCTTCTGATTATTGAGAGCATGCGTCCTCTCCGCTTCTTACTACTCTTGTCCTTTTGTACCCAATCTTGACATATCCTTTGGTAGATTTTCTCGAATGTGTTTTTGCAAGGGTTTAACACTGGGTTGCAAAACTCATtccgtttttctaaaaatatttttcaggaacaaatacTTGAATGTGTGAGCcttctattcaagagtaatgatctgcaatTGGTACTTCATTTTTGTTGAGTTCTTAGACGTCATATGCTCCATATATCACAGGCAGGATCCATCCATATCTAATTGTTTTACcttttattaaaaatatgaaattattcGTTTTAGAAACTGTAAAtttctttaaaatatttgtaattttcttatttaatttatatttgagtCTGATAGGCTTGCTAGGGAACTGTTTTCCTGAGCGCCGGTCATGGTTTATTTTGGGCCGtgacaaagtggtatcagagcttaggtttaatctgtgtaatatggagcaagtgtcctatgataggatcacaattgtataaatagaagcgcgcCTATTTGTACAAATTGTGGCACTATCAAAGGCCTATAGGAATGTCCTCTTTGTCCTCTATGTCATTGTTGTCTTCTGATTATTGAAAGCATGCGTCCTCTACCACTTCTTACTACTCTTGTCCTTTGTACCCAATCTTGACATATCCTTTGGTAGATTTTCTCGAATGTGTTTTTGCAAGGGTTTCAGTTTTGGTTCTGGTTCGCTATTTCTCTCCTAACTAGTTCTAATTTTCTCCGATTTTGTGAATGTGTGCTTTAATCTTCTTCGTCTTTGGGTTGTTCTCTATGATTCCTAATGTCAATAGTTCATGAGTTacttaaaagatttgatttatgtttgttgtGAATTACAATCTGATTTCCTTATAGAATTGTATTTGGATTTGTGGATTGCATGAATTTGTTGAGTTTCTGATCGAGATGCTTTATTCTGGATTTGATAAGCGATATTGAGATTTTCCTTCTTATGTTGATGATTTTTGAAGCTAACACAATTTTGATTAGCTTTTGATTctttttttcaaatcaataatttTGAAAACAGCTATTTAGTTGCTCAAGAAGGACTATGTGATGCAACATATGAATAGAGTGTTATCGTTGTTTGTTCGATTGTTGATTTTCTTTGCTTAAGTGTAGTGAATTATTTGGGTGATAAGTTAGCTTTTTGGATCTAGAAGTTTAGTTTTGTTTTTCTAATTGATGATCTGTTTCCATTATGGTTCTTTGTTGCTGAATATGACTTTTTGTCACGGAACCATTTCCTGCTTGATAAGTTGAGAGAAAGATTGTGAACGCTTGCCTTTTTGGTTGGTGATTATAAGATGAACTTTGCTTTTGAGTATAATCTGAAACCTGAAAATTTTTTTAACCCTTGCTTTTCTGAAAATTTCCTTATTTTCAACTATTGTTCTTATTCTCAGAGGTTTAGGGAAATTGATTTTCTTGATTTGTAGTGCCTTTGTGATATTTGGAAGTAGATCTTAGAGATTGAAAAGAATTGTTGACAATTTTTGATAAAAAAGACTAGATATCTAATTTCTTAAAGCAAAATAAATTACTTAtacgaattttttttctttattatattCAACTAATTATTATAAACCATGCTTTCTTATTATGTACCCCTTAATAACCCTAGTTTTAAAATTATCTGATTTCTCAACGAAACTTGATGTTTCATGAATTACATTTGGTTGGGTTTGTGGAATAAAATAGTGTAAGTAAAATTATGTACTTACTTGAGCTATACAATGATactttaaattaaattttcactaggattgaaaatatattatttattttaatgtgaTAATATAGGATTTTTTGTGAACTTTGTTGCTTTTAAATTTATAAGTGGGAATCAATATTCAAAACAACTTGAGATTTTATTAGGACAATCATAATATATAGAGACTATTTTGGTAATTTTTTAACAagttaggatttttttttattgaatgattAGTAATTTGAAAGTCTTTTCTCTTGTAACGAAGTTATTGCTaattttattattagtattatgGAGTATTTACTTGAATATTTCCTTGCTTTACATCTTAATCATTAGCTTCTTTGTCACGATTATAGAAGCTCTGTTCTCTTGCTTTGCACTCATTTaagtatttaattattataattcttGACTCTTTGCGAAGTTGTTAAAGTATTTCA contains the following coding sequences:
- the LOC107628812 gene encoding auxin-induced protein 15A-like, encoding MGFRLPVIRRTSSFSASQAASKSVEVPKGHLAVYVGEKQKRFVIPVSYLNQPSIQDLLSQAEEEFGYDHPMGGLTIPCSEDVFQQITSRLN